The stretch of DNA TACGACACGGAAGCCGAACTCGCCGCGGGCATCGTCAATCAGTGGGTGAACTCCACCGGCCATCGCGAGAATATCCTCACCGACCACTGGGAATCGGAGGGCATCGGTATCGCGTTCACCGACGATGACGAAGTCCTCGTGACGCAGAACTTCTGTTGAGCGGGCAAAGCAACCACCCCGAATTCGCGATAGCGCTCAATACCGGGAGACAGACTGAGTTGCTGGCTGCCGACTGCATCAAACTCATACAGTCCTTGAGGCAACGCAAGTCGGAGGCACTGTACACCCATATACCAGACTGTGGGACTGTCTACGAAGCAGTTAGAGTGCGTAGATCGTCAACCCAAGAAGAAGGAGAAGAAGAATACCGGCGTAGAACCAGTGGTTACTCCCTTCGGACGCCGGCTGCAGCGGAGAGCTCGTAGCCTCACGGACGTTCGAGATTGTTTCAACATCGTCGTCGGGGCGCGTGTACTGTTCGGCTTCCTTGTCCCAAGCTGATTGTTCGCCGACCGTTGTGAAGCCCTCAGTGCCACAGACCTTGCACTGTTCGGGCTCGTCTGTATGTTTCTGCTTGCACTTTTCGCAATACTACACTACTTTTTGCGGGGCTGGCTCAGCAGGAGATCGACTCGACTGTGTCTGTGTCGATGGGGTGTCCGCCTCACGAAATTGTGTGAGAACAGTGTGACCACACGCGGAGCACTTGGAGGGGTTCGACTTGTAGGTCGCGCCACAGCTGTTGCACTCCCACTTGTCGCTCCCAAATAACCCCATCTCTGTCAACTAGTAACGAGGAGTAGTGTCTTAGTATTAGGTGGCAATCGAGTACCCGTACCCACCTCTGTGGGTTAATCTCCTGCCCCCATCTGTCCACCCTGCGGTCCAATCTTCGGCGGTGGCGGTTGCACCCCGTCCCGAATGAGCGCCCAAGTGTCGGATGGGTGAACGGCGGGCAGCCACTGCCCCTGTGTAACTGGCCACCCAACCGATAGACCTTATTCGTCCTTGTCTGATGGCGGCCGTTCGGAGAGGCGGTCGAACCGGTCCTGCGCCTGCTCACGCCGCGTCGATGTCAGCTCGGCGTCGTAGTCCCACTCGACCAACTCTCCATCGGCCACAGTGACCGACAACACCGCATCAGCATGCTGTCCATCGTCGGGCAGTGCCGTCGCATCGATGACTGCATTCCCGACCTCGTCGCCATCGTCCTCCAAGAACACCGTCGCCAGCCCGTCCTCGATTGAATCGACGACAGCGGTGTAAGTTCCATCAGCCAAGTCAACATGCGCAGTCATCAGTAAGTCTCCTCCAGGATGGTATCGCCCTCGCTGTTCCGGACGATGACGGTATCGCCGCCGTTGTTCCAGACCGGCGAGCCATAGCCCCAGTACAATTCGGTCTCCGTGTCCGTCCCGTTGCCCGTGTACAGCGTCACGCTGTCGCCGGCAGCCAGCGTGTAACCATCGGGGAACTCGTAGGTCTTGCCAGCCTCGTCGGCGACCGTCCAGCCCGAGAGATCGAGCATAGCGTCACCATCGTTTCGGAACACTACAAATTCGCCGTTGAGATTCTCCCTGTCGTCACCCTCCGCATCGGCGTTGATATCCGCTACCACCAGCTCCCCACCGCCGCCATCCGTGGCCACTGGCTCGGTCACAGTCCCAGACGCAGCACCGATCCGGTCGCGTTCGACCACCTCATCACCAGTGCCTGGCTCGATTGGCTCCCCATCTCGAAGCGTGGACGGGTCTGTGGGAGCGCCCTGTTGTGTCTGGACCGAGACGGCAGTCCCGTTGCTGACGAACACGATGTCACCGTGGGTCGCCGTCCAGTAGGTCGGAATCGACCGCGTCGCAAGTCGATCAAGTACGTCCTCGGTCGGGTGGCCGTACTGGGAGTCATAGGCACTG from Haloarcula salinisoli encodes:
- a CDS encoding DUF3006 domain-containing protein; translation: MTAHVDLADGTYTAVVDSIEDGLATVFLEDDGDEVGNAVIDATALPDDGQHADAVLSVTVADGELVEWDYDAELTSTRREQAQDRFDRLSERPPSDKDE